The DNA sequence CGTGGTCCATGCCGAGATCATGTTCGATCCGCAGACCCACACGGCGCGCGGTATCGCCTTCGCCGAGGTGGTTGAGGGGCTGCTTTCCGCCTGTGCCGAGGCGCAAGCACGGCATGGCATGACCAGCCTGCTCATCCTCAGCTTCTTGCGCCACCTGAGCGAGGAAGAGGCTTTCGCGACGCTTGCGGAGGCGGAGCCGTGGCTCGACCGGATCGCGGCGGTCGGCCTTGATTCATCGGAAATGGGCCATCCGCCCGAGAAATTTGCCCGCGTGTTCGCTGCCGCCGCCGACAAGGGGCTGCGCCTCGTTGCCCATGCCGGAGAAGAAGGGCCGCCCGCCTATGTTTGTCAAGCACTCGACCTGCTGAAGGTCGACCGGATCGACCATGGCAATCGCGCGCTGGAGGATGCGGCTCTTGTCGAGCGCCTGGCGCGCGAGGGCATGACCCTGACCGTCTGCCCCCTCTCCAACCTCAAGCTCTGCGTGATCGACGCGATCGAAGATCACCCGATCGACCAGATGCTGGCACTGGGCCTCAAAGCCACGGTCAATTCGGACGACCCGGCCTATTTCGGTGGCTATATCGCGGACAATTATCGCGCCGTGGCACGCGCGCGCGGGCTGGACCGGGAAGCGCTGGGCCGCCTTGCGCGCAACAGCTTCACCGGCTCCTTCCTGCCGGAGGAGGCGGTGGCGGCGCATCTGGCCCGACTGGACGCCTATCTGGCGACGCCCTGACCAGCCTCACACATCATCGTCGCCCAGCCAATGTTCGGTGCGGGGCGGCAGATATTGGGCGATGCGGTCGAGCATCACTTCGGGATCGCGCTCGATCAGAAGCATCGCGCGATGTTCGGGTTTCAGGAAGCCCTCCGCCACGACATGGTCGATGAAGCCCGACATGCCGCTGTAGAAGCCGTTGACGTCCAGCATCCCGACCGGCTTTTCATGATAGCCAAGCTGGGACCAGCACCAGGCCTCGAACATTTCCTCGAACGTGCCGATGCCGCCGGGCAGCGTCACGAAGCCGTCCGCGAGCTTGGCCATCAGTGCCTTGCGCTGATGCATGGTCTGGACGACATGCAGTTCGCTGATCCCCTGATGGTCATGCTCGCGCGCGCGCAGCGCTTCGGGAATGACCCCTATCACCTCGCCGCCCGCCGCGCAGGCCGCATCGGCGACCACGCCCATCAGCCCGACCGTGCCGCCGCCATAGACCAGGCCAATGCCGCGCTTCGCCAGCAGGGTGCCGAAGGCTTCGGCCGCCTCGCGATAGATAGGCAGCCGCCCCGGCGAGGAACCGAGGAAGACGCAGATCCGCATCCGCCCGTCTCTCCGCGTGTCGGGCGCGCTCAGGACAGGCGCTCAGGCACGGACAGTGCCTCCTCCACGATGTCGTCGCTGGCGCCGACCGATTCCCAGGGAAAGACGAACCAGCGCTTGTCGCTGTCGCGATCGATCCGGCTGGCCCAATAATCCACCGTCTGGCGCGACCGACTGTTGGTCATCAGCACGGCGAAGCGCAGATTGCTGTCGTCGCACCGATTGTCGGCGAGAAGGCGGCGAATATAGGCAATCGTGCCGCCGCTGTCGTTGATGTCGTCGACGAACAGCAGCTTCACCCCCGCCGCGCTCTTGGCAGCGACCTTGCCCAGCAGTTCGTCGGCAAAGCCCGGCACTTTCGAACTATGGTCGATCGAGAGCATCGGCAGTTTGAGCTGGTGCGAGATGTAGACGGCGGGAACAAGACCGCCGCGACCGATGCCAATGATGAAATCGGGCGTCCAGTCGCCCTCCCCCACCTGGCGGGCAACCGCCTGCACGTCGGCAAGGAAGGCGTCATAGCCGATATAGAAAAGTTCAGGTTCTGCGGTGCTGCTCATGAAGCGCGAATCCAGTTGGCTGGGAACGACAAGGAACATGCCGATTATCCGGCCCGCGCCAAGGGGGCAATCGCCAGCAATGCGGATCAGAGGTCGACCGGCTCGATCGAGGCGGGATAGCTGAGCTGTGCGAAGCCGGCCTCGATCTCGCCCAGCACGATGCCCGCCGCATAGGAAGGTGTGCGCGTGGCGGCCGTGCAGAGCGCCAGGGTCATGGGCCGCAGGATCGGATCGGAAATGCGAGTGAAGGACAGGAGACCGCGCTGCACTTCCGTGATCACGTCGAGGGAGGTGAGGATGCCGATGCCAACGCCCTGAAGCACCAGCGAGGTAATCATCTGGATATTGTCGGACGTGGCGGTCCGATCGATCTGAAGGCCGCTGGTCCCCTCCAGCACGGCGATCTGCTGGCATACGGCCAAGGGGTCCGCCGGCACGATCAGCGGCGACCCGGCGCAGGCCGAAAAGCGCGCCTCGCGCTGGTCGCCGAAGGGATGGCCCGCCGGCGTGATGAAGCCCAGCATGACCTCGACAAAGGAGCGGACCGTCAGGTCGCGATAGGATTGCGGCTCGAACAGTATGCCGAAATCCGCTTCGCCATTGGCGATGGATTCGCGGACCCGGTCATTCTCCAGCACCCGCACGCCGATCGTGATGCCGGGATAGCGGCTCTGGATGGCACGGATGGCGCCGGGAACATAGCCCTTGGCCAGCGCATCGATGATCGCGATGTCGACATGGCCGCGCTTCAAGCCGCGCAGATCCTCTATCTGCGCACGGACGTCGGTCAGATTCTTCTGCCAGCGCGCACCGGCCGCCATCATGATCTCACCCGCCGCAGTCAGGCGCAGACCGGTCGGAAGACGCTCGAACAGCGGCATCCCCAGATCGGCCTCGACATTCAATATCTGCCGGTCGATCGCCGAGGCCGAGATGTTGAGTTCATCCGCCGCCCGGCGGATCGATCCCAGCCGGCCGACGGCCATGAAGTAGCGCAGAAAACGCGAAAATGCCGGCATGGACCCACTCTATTTTTTGCAACGCAGCGTGGAATTCATTGCGTTTGATTGCATCAGGTCAAGTCCCTAATCGATCCGCTGAGTAAATATAAGGGGCGCGCGGTCATGGCCGGGGGATTTGCAGCATCGGCGCTTCACGCCATCATCGCGACTGCGGCAATGCTGGTGCCGATACCGGCGGCTTTCGCCGACGAGCCGCCCGTTCCGGTCGTTCCGGCGATCAAACCCATCCCTGTCAAGGTGATCGTCATCGCCAATTTCGAGCCGGGCGAGGACAAAGGAGACGTCCCTGGCGAGTTCCAACTGTGGGCAGAACGCGAGAAGCTGGACGAAGTCATCCCGATCAAGGGCGCGCTCCATCCGCTGCGTCGCAACGGCGCGGGACTGTATGGCATGTGCTGGGGCAGCCCCGACACGATGCTGGGCGGCGTCGCCGAACAGTTGATGAGCCTGCTGCTCGACCCGCGTTTCGATTTCAGCAAGACCTATTGGCTGTTCACCGGCATATCCGGCGTCGATCCACAAGTCGCGTCGGTCGGCAGCGCCGCCTGGTCGCGCTGGGTTGTGCAGGGCGACACGCTGCGCGAATTCGACGATCGGGAGGTGGCGAAGGACTGGCCCTATGGCCTGTTCGCGATCGGCGCCGACGCCCCCAACAAGTTGCCCGCCAATACCGAAAGCTTCGCTGGCTTCACCGATACAGGCAAGCTCGCCATGGCGGTCAAGCTGAACCAGAGCCTGGCGCAATGGGCCTATGACCGGACCAGGGACGTGGTCATCCCCGACAGCCCCGAGCTGCAAAAGGCCCGCGCCGCGTGGAAAGGCTATCCCAACGCGCAAAAGCCGCCCTTCGTGCTGATGGGGGAAACACTGGGCGCGCTGCGCTATTGGCATGGTCCCGGCCGCACCCAATGGGCGCGCGACTGGGTGAAGCTGTGGACCGGGGGCAAGGGCCGCTTCGCCATGACGAACATGGAAAGCCAGTCGCTGGCGGGCGCCATGGCCATCGCTGCGAAGCAGGGACTGGTCGATCCGGCGCGCGTGCTGGTTCTGCGCACTGGCAGCAACCCGTCCATGCCGCCGCCTGGCCAAAGCGCGGTGGACAGCGTCGCCAATGAAGGGGCGGGACAGGTCGCGGCCTATGAAGCCAATTACCGGGTCGGCGCGCCGGTGGTGCAGGAATTGCTGGCGCATTGGAACAGCTACAAGGATCAGGTGCCGGGGTCCGATCCGCGATGAAGCGCGGATTGGCTCTCTTCACCTCGCTCGCCGCGCTGTCGCCAGCGGCGGCACAGTCATCCCCCGGAGAGACGGCCACCGCCGCCATCTTCGACCGGCTGTTGGAAAGCCCGCCCGCACTGCGCCTTTTCCTGAAGGCGATGCCCAAGGGCGGCGACCTGCACAATCATCTGGGCGGCACCCCCTATGCCGAGGATTATCTGCGCTGGGCGGCGGAAGGCGATATGTGCGTGGATGAGACGGGAACACACGTCGTGCCCCCGCCCTGCCCCGCGGACCGGAAGGTGAAGCGGCTGGGCGAACGGGCGCCCTTCGCCTTCACGCGGTTGGTCGATGCCCTGTCGACACGTGGCGTACAGCAAGGCGTGGGCGCCAATGACGCATCGGGCCACACACAGTTCTTTTCCAGCTTCGAACGTTTCGGCACGACCGGCGCGGAGGCCGAGGCGGGCAGCATGACCGTCGCCCGGCAGGTCGCGGCGGGCGACCGCGTCGCCTATCTCGAACTGATCCATAATCCCGCAGCGCTGATCTCGGCGACGCTCGGCATGGCTGACACGCCGCTCGGCGTCGATGGCCTTGCCGCGTTCCATGAGCGCGTGATGAAGGACGCGCGACCGATCATAGACCGCGCGATGGCGGAACTGGACCGCAACGAGGCCGCCGCACGCAAGACGCTCGCATGTGACGGCACGGCGCCCGACCCCGGCTGCGGCGTCGCCGTCCGCTATCTTGCCTGGGGCTGGCGCGACTTGCCACCCGCGCAGGCTTTCGCCTCGCTTATCCTTGCCTTTGCGCTGGCGGACCGCGATCCGCGTTATGTCGGTGTCAACATCGTCCAGCCCGAGGACTGGGTGATCGCATTGCGCGATTATGACCTGCACATGGCGATGATCCGTTTTCTCGCCGAACGTCATCCGCGCGTTCACCGCAGCTTGCACGCCGGCGAACTCGCCCTCGGCCTCGTTCCTCCGGCTGCACTGCGCGACCATATCCGCAAGGCGCTGGACGCCGGAGCGGAGCGGATCGGCCACGGCACGGCCATTGCCTTCGAGGATGACGCGCTGGCCACGATGCAGCGCATGTCCCGTCAGGGCGTAGCGGTGGAAGTCAACCTGTCCAGCAACGCGGTCATATTGGGGGTCAAGGGCGACGCCCATCCGCTGCGCCTCTATCGCCAGGTGGGTGTCCCCACCGCGCTGTCGAGCGACGACCAGGGCATTTTGCGCACCGACATGACCCATGAATTCATGCGCGCGGCGCGCGAACAGGGGATGCGCTACGCCGACCTGAAGCAGATGGCGCGCGCGAGCCTGCAATATGCGTTCATCGAAGGACCGGGTCTTTGGGAGCCTGGGCATCCGGGCACCATGGTCGCGCCCTGCGCCCTCGCCCTGTCAGACCCGAAATGCCGGGTCTTCGCAAAATCCAGCCCCAAGGCTGCGCTTCAGATCGAACTCGAAGATGAATTCAGGAAATTTGAAGATATTACCGCTCCAACCTTGAGAGACCTTGTAGGTAATTGAAGAACTACCGAAAGTTCGGGAACGTAAATCGAAATCGATAAGACATCGCCTTTGTAACGATCCGCATATAATATGAACATCGCGCATCGCAGCATTTCAATATGTCATGGGAGAGGCAAGCAGCAGGGAAAACCGGCTGGCGAAGCCATGACCATCACGCTTCGCCACCTTTGACAAAGGGGGTTGAATATGGGGAATTATCTGCCGTTTCATCGGAAAACACGCAAATCTGCGGCGCGACAGGGGCATTGGCACGGATCGGCGGCAGCGCTGGCGCTGCTGTCCTGCACCGCGCTGAGCCCGGCAGCCTGGGCCCAGGCGCCCGCACCCGAACCGGCCGACGCACCTGAAGAGATTGTCGTTACCGGCGCGCTCAACGCCCTGCCGGTAGAAGATGTCGGCACCGTCTTCGGCTTCAACAAGACGATCCTGGAAACACCGCGTTCCGCCTCGACCATCAGCCAGGAGCAGATCGAACGCTTCGGCATCACCGACATCTACGATCTGGTGGCGCAAGCGCCCGGCACCTTCACCAACAGCTTCTTCGGCGTTGGCGGTGCGCTCGACATTCGCGGCACGCCAGGCGAAGTCTATTTCCGCGGTATGCGGCGCCTGGACAATCCGGGTAACTATCCCACGCCCATCGGCGCTTCGGACCGTATCGACATCGTGCGAGGCCCGGCCTCCCCGATCTTCGGCCCGTCCAAGACCGGCGGCTACATGAATTTCGTGCCGAAGTCGGCGCGCGTCGCCGACGGCAAGCTGCGGGACAAGGCGACGGGCGAACTCAGCTATACGCGCGGCAGCTGGGACATGAACATCGTCAAGGGCAACATCTCCGGCCCGCTCAAGATCGGCGAACAGGAATTCGGCTACAGTCTGTTCGGCCAATATGAGGATGATGGCAGCTATTATCGCAACATGTCGACCAAGCAGACGATCCTGCAAGGCTCGTTCGACACCGACCTGTCCGATCATGTCCGCATCGAATTCGGCGGCCAATATCAGAATTTCAAGGGTCAGCAGAACGGCGGCTGGAATCGCCTGACCCAGGCCCTGGTCGATGACGGCACCTACATCACTGGCCAGGCGCAGCCGCTCGATACCAGCGGTGACGGGCAGATTTCGCAGCAGGAAATCAACGCATCAGTGCCCGGCGGCCTTTCGATTTTCGGCAACTTCACCTGTCCCAATAGCAGTTTCAGCCCCTTCGCGAGCGGCTTTACCGACGCCTGCTTCACCGCCGCCTACCCCAGCCTGGCGCTGACCAACACCGGCACGACGAAGCTGAGCCGCAGGAACGTGCTGACCGGGGAGGACGACAAGCTGATCAACCGCGGTTCGACCTTCTATTTCGACGCCATCTACACGGCCGACAGCGGCTTTGAACTGAAGAACCAGTGGTTCTACGACAGCTATGAAAATCTGAACGAAAACGCCTATGGCTTCTCGCAATTCCATGACAGCTGGGTGATCGAGGACAAGATCGTCGCGTCGAAGACGATCGAAAGCGACGCGGGCAAGTTCGCCTTCCAGCTTTCGCCCTCGATACGCTATACCAAGTTCGCGCATGGCGACGACTTCAATTACGAATATTTCCACCGTGTCGACCTGACGGTGGGCTATGATGTGACATCGGATCGCCTGCTGTCGACCGAATGCGATTGCGATTACACCAACTATGTCGTTGGCCATTATAGCGACCTGGCGCTGGCGGGACTGGTCGATCTCGACTTTGCCTTCGGCCTCGATCTGACCCTGGGCGCGCGCTACGATTATCTGGACGTCAAGGCGACCAACATCACGTCGAAAATGGAGGCCCCCGATCCCAGCCTGTCGGCGAACAATGCCAGCGGAAGCAAGGGCGCATGGTCCTGGTCGGGCAGCGCCTCCTACAAACTGCCGTTCGGCCTCATCCCCTATGGCACCATCGCCAAGCAGTCGACGGTGATCGCGGGTCAGGGCGCGGAAATCTATCCCGGCGACGTGGCGGCCGGCACGTTCCTGTCGGCGTCCAAACTCTATGAAGGCGGCATCAAGGGCAGTTGGCTCGACAACACCCTCTACGCCGCCGTCTCGGTCTACAAGCAGAAGCGCACCGACTATAATATCCAGTCGATCACGGTGAACCAGTCGGTAGAGACCAAGGGGCTGGAAGCCGAATTCCGCTGGTCCGTCGATCGCCACCTGCTCATCACCGGCGCCTATACCCACACCAATGTCTACAATCTGACCGCGCTGCAGGACGGCACGCTCTTCAGCTTCTTCGGCATCGAGGATCTGGTGAATGTGTCCGACCCGACTCTCTATCTTGGCGGCCAGCCGATCGGCCTGGTGCCAATCAACAGCAAGAGCGACTCCAAGCGCGCTGGCATCCCGGAAAACATGATCTCGGCGACCGCCACCTATGCGTTCGACTTCGGCCTCGCCCTGTCAGGCAGCGTCGTGCATGTCGATTCGGTCTATTCGGGCCAAAGCCAGGCGGTGAAGCTGCCAGCCTATACCACGGTGGACCTGGGCGCATCGTTCGAGACAGGGCCGTTCCTGTTCCGTCTGGTGGTGAAGAATGCGACCAACGAGAAATATTTCCGCGCCAACTTCACCGAATTGTTCGGCAGCACCATCGTCCTGCCGGAACGGCCGCGCAGCTTCCAGGCGTCAGCCGTGTATAAATTCTGATGCCCGCCTGCGGGAGCGCCCGGTTCTGGGCGCTCCCGCCATCCCCATTTCAAGGAATCCCGATGCATTCGTTCTTCCGCTGCGTCCTGCCCATCGCCAGCCTGAGTGCGAGCCTGGCGTGGGCCGGACCCGCCCCCGCCGCCGCGACTTCGCAGGTGGAAGCCAGCCTCGCCTGCGCCCCCGCCATGCCATGCTCAGCGCGCGTCCCCGTCCGCATGGTGATCGTCACGATGTTCGAGATCGGCGCCGATCAAGGGGATGCGCCGGGCGAATTCCAGCTTTGGAAGGAAAGGCGACGGCTCGACACGCGCATCCCCTTTCCACAGGGCTATCACGATCTTTTCTATAATCCCGACAGCCAGATACTGGCGATGGTGACGGGTGTGGGCACCGCAAGGTCAAGCGCCGCGACCATGGCGCTGGGCCTCGACCCGCGCTTCGACCTCGGCAAGGCCTATTGGCTTGTAGCAGGGATCGCCGGCATCGATCCCGAGGACGCCTCGATCGGTTCGGCGGCCTGGGCGCGCTACAGCGTCGATGGCGACCTGGCGCATGAGATCGACGCGCGCGAAATTCCCAAAGACTGGACGTCGGGCTTTTTCCCTCTCGACAAGAAGGGACCGGCCGACACCAGCCCGCCTATCACAGACGGCCGGGTGTTCGCGATCAATCCGGGACTGGTCGACTGGGCCTTCGCCCTGACGAAGGATGTGGCCATCCCCGATGATCCCGGCATCCAGCACGAGCGCGCGCGCTACATGGGCTATCCCAATGCGCAAAAGCCGCCCTTCGTCCTGATCGGCGACCAGCTTTCCGCCATGACCTTCTGGCATGGCAAGCTGCTCAATCGCTGGGCCAACGACTTCACCCGCTATTCCACCGGCGGGAAGGGCGAGTTCGTCACCTCCGCCATGGAGGAGACCGGGACGCTCCAGGCGATCAGCTATCTCGACCGGGCCGGGCGGGCCGACAAGGATCGCGTCCTGGTGCTGCGTTCAGGCAGCAACTATTCCATGCCGCCCGACGACGTGCCCGCCGCCGACAATCTGATGCGCGAGAATGAAGGCTATTCGGGGATGCGCGCATCGCTCGAAAGCCTGTACCTGGTCGGGTCGAAGGTCGTGGACGAGCTGCTGGGCCACTGGGACCGTTACGAGAAGGCGCCGCCGCAGTGACGGTCGCGCCCCTGGCCGCAGCCGAGGCGCGCGCGCCGCGACCGATCGGCATGACGGCGGCGCAGGCGCGCGATCCCGACCATTTCCCTGGCCTTGCCATCGCCATTCCGCTGGGCATCCAGCATGTGCTGGCGATGTTCGTCAGCAACATCACGCCCGCCATCATCATCGCCGGCGCCGCCGGCTTCGGCTATGGCTCCGCCGACCAGAGCGCCCTCCTGTACATGATCCAGATGGCGATGCTGTTCGCGGGAGTCGCCACCCTGTTGCAGACGGTCGGCATCGGCCCGGTGGGCGCGCGACTGCCACTGGTGCAGGGTACAAGTTTCGCCTTCCTGCCGGTCATCATCCCGATCTGCGCCGGGCGCGGTGTTGCGGCGATGGCCGAACTGACCGCAGCCGCCCTGTTCGGTGGCCTGTTCCATACCATTCTCAGCATGTTCGTCGGGCGAATCCGTTTCGCCCTGCCGCCCCTGGTCACGGGCCTCGTCGTGCTGATGATCGCCCTGTCGCTGATGCGCGTGGGCATTCAATATGCCGCAGGCGGCGTCGCAGCACAGGGTACAGCCGCTTATGGGGCGGGGACAAGCTGGCTGCTCGCCGGCCTCGTCATCGTCACCACGCTCGGGCTCAACTTTTTCGGACGCGGCCTGATGTCCACCGCCTCGGTGCTGCTGGGGTTGCTTGCAGGCTATGTGGTGGCCGCGATCATGGGTCGCGTATCGCTCGCTCCCATCGCTGCGGCCAGCCCCGTCATGCTGCCGGACCCGCTGCATTTCGGCTTCGCCATCTCGATCACGGCCATTTTCGGCTTCTGCCTGATGGGCTTCATTTCCGCCATCGAATCTATTGCCGACGTTTCGGCCATTTGCGAGGGCAATGCCGGTCGTGCGGCAAGCAACCGCGAACTGATCGGCGCGACGGCGGCAGACGGCGTGGGCACGGCGCTGGCCGCCCTGTTCGGGGCCATGCCCAACACATCGTTCAGCCAGAATGTCGGGCTGATCGCCATCACTGGCGTGGTCAGCCGCCATGTCGTGACGATCGGCGCGCTGTTCCTGATCCTCTGCGGTCTCCTGCCGAAGATCGGCGCGGCCATTACGACCATACCGATCGAGGTGCTGGGTGGCGGGGTGATCCTGATGTTCGGCATGGTCGCATCGGCGGCGCTGTCGATGCTTTCCGCAGTTGAATGGACGCAGCGCAACATGCTGATCTTCGGCATCGCCCTGTCGCTGGGGATTGGGCTGGAGCTGGAACCGGGTGCGCTCGCGCATCTGCCGGAAGCCGCGCGCATCATCCTGGCGTCGGGCGTGCTGCCGGCCGCCCTGGTCGCGGTGGTCCTCAACCTGCTGGTGCCGGGGCGCATGGCCGAGAGGCCGGCACGCTGAAGGCCTGCGCGCCGGAAACGCAGACCATCATGCGACAAACGGAAAGGCGAGCGCGATCATCCCGACCAGGGTCATGACGAAGCAGACGCCGGCAGCGGGCACCAAGGTGAAGCGCTGGTGGTCGGCAAGGTCGATCCCTGCGAGGCTGACCAGAAGATAGGTCGAGGGCACCAGCGGGCTGAGCAGATGGACGGGCTGCCCCATCAGCGAGGCGCGGGCGATCGCCATGGGATCGACGCCATAATGGGCGCCCGCTTCGGCCAGGATCGGCAGCATCCCGAAATAGAAGGCATCGTTGGAAATGAAGAAGGTGAAGGGCATGGAGAGCAGCGCCGTGATCGGCGCCATATAGGGGCCAAGCGCGGGCGGGATGACGCCCACGACTTGCTTGCTCATGGCCTCCACCATGCCGGTACCGCCCAATATGCCGGTGAAGATGCCGGCGGCGAAGATCAACGACACGACCGAGAGCACATTACCGGCATGGGCCGCGATCCGCTCCTTTTGCTGGGCGACGCCGGGATAGTTGACGATCATGGCGATGGCGAAGGCAATCATCATCAGCACGGACAGCGGCAATATACCCCAGACCAGAAGGCCCAGCAGAGCGATGACCAAAGCCGCGTTGAACCCGCGCAGGTGCGGACGGCGGGCTTCGGGATATTGCGACACACCAAGGTCGGCGATGTCGACCGGCTCGCCCTGCGGCAGATGGACATGACCCAGGCGGCGGCGCTCCTTGATGCCGAACCAGAAGGCGAGGCCGAGCAGGAAAGCGAGGCCCGCGATCATGCCCGGTACGAGCGGCAGGAACAGGGTTGCCGGGTCGAGCTTCAGCGCGCTCGCGGCGCGGGCGGTCGGCCCGCCCCAGGGCGTCAGGTTCATGATCCCGCTCGTCACCATCAACAGGCAGACGAGGTAGATGCGCTTCATGTCGAACCGCTTGTAGAGCGGCAACAGCGCGGCGATGGTGATGATGTAGGTGGTGGAGCCATCGCCGTCGAGGCT is a window from the Sphingobium sp. V4 genome containing:
- a CDS encoding CitMHS family transporter; its protein translation is MNLALLGFLMVATFMTLIMTKRMTPLVALIVIPSLFGVIAGQAAGLGDMMIDGIKNLAPTGVMLLFAILFFSTMTDTGLFDPLVGRLVKLVHGDPLLILLGSVVLCAIVSLDGDGSTTYIITIAALLPLYKRFDMKRIYLVCLLMVTSGIMNLTPWGGPTARAASALKLDPATLFLPLVPGMIAGLAFLLGLAFWFGIKERRRLGHVHLPQGEPVDIADLGVSQYPEARRPHLRGFNAALVIALLGLLVWGILPLSVLMMIAFAIAMIVNYPGVAQQKERIAAHAGNVLSVVSLIFAAGIFTGILGGTGMVEAMSKQVVGVIPPALGPYMAPITALLSMPFTFFISNDAFYFGMLPILAEAGAHYGVDPMAIARASLMGQPVHLLSPLVPSTYLLVSLAGIDLADHQRFTLVPAAGVCFVMTLVGMIALAFPFVA